One Hypanus sabinus isolate sHypSab1 chromosome 4, sHypSab1.hap1, whole genome shotgun sequence genomic region harbors:
- the LOC132392181 gene encoding NXPE family member 3-like, producing MDIPFDDNQIPVLQKNLIWICGKYGQSILFEWSGMEESSIHHQVPPPSRLCTFLIITIEQESDIHSLSQLDSQWSRYPPLKNYSTIQQDMEVLKPDWTHKLLQYGYQSHSFTPEERSEGAAILKMIEWPKPSNSSVPFRKSSNPSLTHFVILNSGKNFYVGDQLQVMVHMYDLEGNPKQYGGDYLQARIHTPELKAGSAGTVIDHQNGTYHINFTLFWPGKVQVSVSLVHPSEGIQVLWRLREEQPFRVFLKSTFKYGAISETTICNAFLPQTKPLCNFTDVKTGDPWFCYKPEKLLCSSRVNYDRAGYVKLNLKGEDIKFFQSKVNLKKPLLPSTRDYVTVKPSPQAPAVPGKCVRGKPMISPSGFYYKNQWMSSSCKLRRFDTAVNTTDCLRGKKMYLIGDSTMHQWFTYLIRSLPGLKVFDLGSSGNAGPLLAVDKEHNIMVEFRVHGPPIQFYNIWSQLLRYTSNKIDEVRGGKDTVIAITLCVHFASYPIEVYIRRLQYIRRSILLLLGRSPDTLVVIKTANVRALTPSLSLHQSDWFSYQLDLVLRRIFAGMNVAFVDAWEMTIAHYLPHNIHPPQIIIKNEMDVFLSYVCPSEKG from the exons ATGGATATTCCTTTCGATGATAACCagattccagtcctccagaagaaCCTTATTTGGATCTGTGGAAAATATGGTCAAAGTATTCTCTTTGAATGGAGTGGAATggaagaaagtagcatccatcatcaggttcCTCCACCATCAAGGCTATGCACTTTTCTTATTATTACCatcgagcaggag tcaGATATACATTCACTTTCTCAATTAGACTCCCAATGGAGCAGGTATCCACCTCTAAAGAATTATTCCACAATACAGCAAGACATGGAAGTGCTGAAGCCTGATTGGACACACAAGCTGTTGCAGTACGGCTACCAGAGTCACAGCTTTACCCCTGAGGAAAGATCAGAAGGTGCAGCTATATTGAAAATGATTGAGTGGCCAAAGCCTTCGAACTCCAGTGTGCCTTTCCGGAAAAGCAGCAACCCATCACTTACGCATTTTGTTATTTTGAATTCTGGAAAGAATTTCTATGTTGGAGATCAGCTGCAGGTGATGGTGCATATGTACGATTTGGAAGGAAATCCGAAGCAATACGGGGGTGACTATCTCCAAGCCCGGATCCACACTCCAGAGTTGAAAGCCGGTTCAGCAGGAACGGTTATAGATCACCAAAATGGAACTTATCACATCAATTTTACTTTATTCTGGCCAGGAAAAGTCCAAGTGTCTGTTTCACTGGTTCATCCTAGTGAAGGGATCCAGGTACTTTGGAGACTTCGTGAAGAACAGCCATTTAGAGTGTTTTTGAAAAGTACCTTCAAATATGGGGCTATTTCAGAGACTACAATATGCAATGCATTTTTACCTCAGACTAAACCACTTTGTAACTTTACTGACGTCAAGACTGGAGATCCTTGGTTCTGTTACAAACCAGAAAAGCTTCTCTGCTCTTCTCGTGTCAACTATGACAGAGCAGGATATGTAAAACTGAATTTGAAAGGGGAAGATATTAAATTTTTCCAAAG TAAAGTCAATCTCAAGAAGCCTTTACTTCCCAGTACCAGAGACTATGTAACTGTAAAACCTTCACCTCAGGCAC CTGCAGTTCCTGGTAAATGTGTCCGGGGAAAACCAATGATATCACCATCTGGCTTTTATTACAAGAACCAGTGGATGTCATCAAGCTGCAAACTCCGTCGTTTTGACACTGCTGTAAACACTACGGACTGTCTCCGAGGGAAGAAGATGTATCTGATTGGAGATTCCACAATGCACCAGTGGTTTACATACTTGATTCGATCTCTTCCAG GTCTGAAAGTATTTGACCTTGGCTCTTCTGGAAATGCTGGCCCTCTCCTTGCCGTAGACAAGGAGCACAACATCATGGTGGAATTTCGTGTCCATGGACCCCCAATCCAATTCTACAATATTTGGAGCCAGCTATTGCGGTACACTTCAAATAAAATAGATGAAGTTAGAGGAGGGAAAGATACAGTCATAGCAATTACCTTATGTGTCCATTTTGCCTCTTATCCAATAGAAGTGTACATTCGGAGGCTGCAGTACATCCGCAGGTCAATCCTATTGCTTTTGGGCAGGAGTCCAGATACACTAGTGGTAATAAAGACGGCTAATGTACGGGCCCTTACACCATCCCTCAGTCTACACCAGAGTGATTGGTTTTCCTATCAGCTTGATTTAGTATTGAGGAGGATATTTGCAGGCATGAATGTAGCATTTGTAGATGCGTGGGAAATGACCATAGCCCACTACCTGCCCCATAACATACACCCTCCACAAATTATTATAAAGAATGAAATGGATGTATTTCTTTCATATGTGTGCCCTTCTGAAAAAGGTTGA